One genomic window of Desulfobulbaceae bacterium DB1 includes the following:
- a CDS encoding asparagine--tRNA ligase, whose protein sequence is METTYRIKTLLAEKPVNREITVQGWIKSRRDSKGLSFLDVTDGSCLAGLQVLAADSLANYGTDIARLTTGCSIRARGELVPSPAKGQEIELHAGEITVLGWAPPEDYPLQKKRHSFEFLRSIAHLRGRTNSLGAVARVRSRLSWAIHHFFQERGFFQIHTPVITTSDCEGAGEMFTVTALDLDTLARSGSAVDYSRDFFGRPAGLTVSGQLEAEAYALALGNVYTFGPTFRAENSNTSRHLAEFWMVEPEMAFCDLHGDMDLAEQMLKFLIRDCRENCADDLDLFARFVDKDLNNRLDAVLKNDFSRITYTDAVHALEKSGETFSFPVRWGVDLQSEHERYLAEKLFQRPVIVIDYPKTIKPFYMRENDDNRTVAAMDILFPGIGEIIGGSQREERFDRLLQRMEASGVDPGNYQWYLDLRRYGTVPHAGFGLGFERLVQFVTGMSNIRDVIAFPRTPGSAAL, encoded by the coding sequence ATGGAAACCACCTACCGCATCAAAACACTGCTTGCTGAAAAACCGGTCAACCGTGAAATCACGGTGCAGGGCTGGATAAAATCTCGCCGGGACTCCAAAGGCCTCTCATTTCTCGACGTGACGGACGGCTCATGCCTGGCCGGACTCCAGGTGCTGGCAGCCGACTCCCTGGCCAACTACGGCACCGATATTGCCCGGCTTACCACCGGCTGCTCCATCAGGGCGCGGGGTGAACTGGTCCCATCGCCCGCCAAGGGGCAGGAAATCGAACTGCATGCCGGGGAGATAACGGTGCTCGGCTGGGCGCCGCCGGAGGACTATCCACTCCAGAAAAAACGCCACAGCTTCGAATTCCTGCGTTCCATCGCCCACCTGCGCGGCCGCACCAACAGCCTGGGAGCCGTTGCCCGGGTCCGCAGCAGGCTGTCCTGGGCCATTCACCATTTTTTCCAGGAACGCGGCTTTTTCCAGATCCATACCCCGGTCATCACCACCAGTGACTGCGAAGGGGCGGGCGAGATGTTCACCGTCACCGCCCTTGACCTGGACACCCTGGCCCGAAGCGGCAGTGCGGTTGATTACAGCCGGGATTTTTTCGGCCGGCCCGCCGGCCTGACGGTAAGCGGCCAGCTTGAGGCGGAGGCCTATGCCCTGGCGCTCGGCAATGTCTATACCTTCGGCCCCACCTTTCGCGCGGAAAACTCCAACACCAGCCGTCATCTCGCCGAATTCTGGATGGTGGAACCGGAAATGGCCTTCTGCGACCTGCACGGCGACATGGATCTGGCCGAGCAGATGCTGAAATTTCTCATCCGGGACTGCCGGGAAAACTGCGCCGATGACCTTGATCTCTTTGCCCGCTTTGTCGACAAGGATCTGAACAACCGCCTTGATGCTGTGCTCAAAAACGACTTTAGCCGCATCACCTACACCGACGCGGTCCACGCCCTGGAAAAATCCGGCGAGACCTTCTCCTTTCCGGTGCGCTGGGGCGTTGACCTGCAATCGGAACATGAACGCTACCTGGCGGAAAAACTCTTCCAAAGGCCGGTTATCGTCATTGATTACCCGAAAACCATTAAACCGTTTTACATGCGGGAAAACGACGACAACAGAACCGTTGCCGCCATGGACATCCTTTTTCCCGGCATCGGCGAGATCATCGGCGGCAGCCAGCGCGAAGAGCGCTTCGACCGGCTATTGCAGCGCATGGAAGCGAGCGGCGTCGATCCCGGCAACTACCAGTGGTATCTTGATCTCCGCCGCTACGGCACGGTGCCCCATGCCGGTTTCGGACTTGGCTTCGAGCGGCTCGTGCAGTTCGTCACCGGCATGAGCAACATCCGCGACGTCATCGCCTTTCCCCGCACCCCGGGGTCGGCGGCATTGTAA
- a CDS encoding isochorismatase codes for MEKLKRLAPERTGLLVVDIQERMMRVIPAKDEVVRNSVLLLKAAHIMKMPVIATTQYAARIGELLPEITAETGGIEPLDKLEFGCFGNETIRERIRAHAQIDTWIACGVETHICMYQTVLGGLRDGYTMWIAADAVNSRTEKNYLTGLERIRQIGGVVGNTEMIIYELLGKAGTPAFKEILPFIK; via the coding sequence ATGGAGAAGTTGAAAAGACTTGCGCCCGAGCGCACCGGCCTGCTTGTTGTTGATATTCAGGAGAGAATGATGCGGGTGATTCCCGCCAAAGACGAGGTGGTGAGAAACAGCGTCCTCTTGCTGAAGGCTGCGCATATCATGAAAATGCCGGTTATCGCCACCACCCAGTATGCCGCCCGCATCGGTGAGCTGCTGCCGGAGATCACGGCGGAAACCGGCGGAATTGAGCCGCTCGACAAGCTTGAGTTCGGTTGTTTCGGCAATGAGACGATTCGTGAGCGGATCAGGGCCCATGCGCAGATTGACACATGGATCGCCTGCGGGGTGGAAACCCATATCTGCATGTACCAGACAGTGCTGGGTGGCCTGCGGGATGGATACACCATGTGGATTGCCGCGGACGCGGTGAATTCGCGGACCGAAAAAAACTACCTGACCGGACTTGAGCGGATCAGGCAAATCGGCGGGGTGGTGGGCAATACGGAAATGATTATTTACGAACTGCTCGGCAAGGCCGGTACCCCGGCATTTAAGGAAATTCTGCCGTTTATCAAGTAA
- a CDS encoding flagellar motor protein MotA, producing MKNKNIIGLICCVFVFLSGFLFHGNLALYFNLSGALVVLGGTFGATLLTYRLERLRIVYKVLLSSYTARSKTPEDIVEILVDLSVKSKFKGILSLQEDEEETTLLFLRRALGLLVDGYQGKVIRDILNTEMYFFKLRREDCERVIRTMAELFPSFGLVGSVVGLISMLAGVGDSKVIMATVPIALTSTLYGVVLANFFCVPFAGNLRERTDHELLLQKIIMEGVIAIESEMDPRSLERKLHSFVTPSSRNVQLVSLKRIQDRFNIRS from the coding sequence ATGAAAAATAAGAATATCATCGGCCTCATCTGTTGTGTTTTTGTTTTTCTGTCCGGGTTTCTCTTCCACGGCAACCTGGCCCTTTATTTCAATCTATCCGGCGCCCTGGTGGTTTTGGGCGGCACATTCGGTGCCACCCTGCTGACATATCGCCTGGAAAGGCTGAGGATTGTGTATAAGGTTCTCCTGTCTTCCTACACGGCCCGAAGCAAAACACCGGAAGATATCGTCGAAATTCTGGTCGATCTGTCGGTGAAATCGAAATTCAAGGGCATTCTCTCCTTGCAGGAGGATGAGGAGGAAACCACTCTCCTTTTTCTGCGGCGCGCCCTGGGGCTCCTGGTTGACGGCTATCAAGGCAAGGTGATCCGGGATATCCTGAACACGGAAATGTATTTTTTCAAACTGCGCCGGGAAGACTGCGAACGGGTGATTCGTACCATGGCAGAGCTGTTTCCCTCTTTCGGACTGGTGGGCAGCGTGGTGGGTTTGATCAGCATGCTGGCCGGAGTCGGCGACAGCAAGGTTATCATGGCCACCGTGCCCATTGCCCTTACCTCCACCCTCTATGGGGTGGTGCTCGCCAATTTTTTCTGCGTGCCCTTTGCCGGCAATCTCCGGGAGCGAACCGATCATGAACTGCTGCTGCAAAAGATCATCATGGAAGGAGTGATCGCCATTGAAAGTGAAATGGACCCCCGCAGTCTGGAGAGGAAACTGCATTCGTTTGTCACTCCTTCATCCCGCAATGTGCAGCTTGTTTCCTTGAAAAGGATCCAGGATCGCTTCAATATTCGCTCATAA